A single Altererythrobacter sp. BO-6 DNA region contains:
- a CDS encoding D-alanine--D-alanine ligase encodes MTGLPKLHVAVLMGGWANEREVSLTSGKGVADALESRGHRVTRIDMDRQVAARLAAAAPDVVFNALHGVPGEDGSVQGMLDLMGIPYTHSGLATSVIAIDKQLTKLVLQPHGVPFPGGRIVKSAEIFERDPLPRPYVLKPVNEGSSVGVAIVTDDSNYGNPIARNAIGPWQDFVELLAEPFIKGRELTAGVLDTAEGALALGVTELVIESGFYDYEHKYTDGRTVHVCPAQIPPQIAALCEHYALTAHRVLGCRGVSRTDFRWDDELGEDGLFVLETNTQPGMTPLSLVPEQGRNAGMDYADVVEAIVADALRRYAPDKLAGGGDGHD; translated from the coding sequence AAGTCTCGCTGACCAGTGGCAAGGGCGTGGCCGATGCGCTGGAATCGCGCGGCCATCGCGTGACACGTATCGACATGGACCGGCAAGTTGCGGCCCGGCTGGCCGCAGCTGCGCCCGATGTCGTGTTCAATGCGCTGCACGGGGTACCGGGCGAGGATGGCAGCGTGCAGGGCATGCTCGACCTGATGGGGATACCCTATACCCACTCGGGCCTGGCGACTTCGGTGATCGCAATCGACAAGCAGCTGACCAAGCTGGTGCTGCAGCCGCACGGCGTGCCGTTTCCGGGCGGGCGGATCGTGAAGAGTGCGGAGATTTTCGAGCGCGACCCGCTCCCCCGGCCCTATGTGCTGAAACCGGTCAATGAAGGCTCCTCGGTCGGCGTCGCGATCGTCACCGATGACAGCAATTACGGCAATCCGATCGCCCGCAATGCGATCGGGCCGTGGCAGGATTTCGTCGAATTGCTGGCGGAACCGTTCATCAAGGGGCGCGAACTGACCGCCGGGGTGCTCGACACGGCGGAGGGGGCGCTTGCACTGGGCGTCACCGAACTGGTGATCGAAAGCGGCTTTTACGATTACGAGCACAAATATACCGATGGGCGAACGGTGCATGTGTGCCCGGCGCAGATCCCGCCGCAGATCGCCGCGCTCTGCGAACATTACGCCCTGACCGCCCACCGTGTCCTCGGCTGTCGCGGGGTGAGCCGCACCGATTTCCGCTGGGATGACGAACTGGGGGAAGACGGGCTGTTCGTGCTGGAAACCAACACCCAGCCGGGCATGACGCCTTTGAGCCTTGTGCCTGAGCAGGGACGCAATGCCGGCATGGATTACGCCGACGTGGTCGAAGCGATCGTGGCGGATGCCTTGCGGCGCTACGCCCCGGACAAGCTCGCAGGGGGCGGCGATGGCCACGATTAG
- a CDS encoding FtsQ-type POTRA domain-containing protein: MATIRRSAKGVRRVAQANDRASKARKARSTTNRVIDWLMGLLPFTEEQLQRIFLGIIIFAALALAWLIASLAGVPALLQAEMAHLASRAGFEVRHVRVSGVERMNEDRVYERVLGERDRPMPQVDLEAIRADLLELPWVKDARVSRQLPGTLAIDIVEREPHAVLQKPDRFMLVDVEGNELEAVSRAAIGDRLLISGPGAARQVAALERLLDAAPALRPQVRGAEWVGNRRWNLTFGTRQVLALPQGEDEAAAALVSFARLDGQNRLLGGEVATFDMRAPPRLYMRIPGRADAVLNGSAKTEETN; encoded by the coding sequence ATGGCCACGATTAGACGCTCTGCCAAAGGCGTGCGGCGCGTTGCGCAGGCCAATGACCGCGCCAGCAAGGCCCGCAAGGCGCGCAGCACCACCAACCGGGTGATCGACTGGCTGATGGGGCTGCTGCCCTTCACCGAAGAACAGCTGCAGCGGATTTTCCTGGGCATCATCATTTTTGCCGCCTTGGCACTGGCTTGGCTGATCGCCAGCCTCGCGGGTGTACCTGCGCTGCTGCAGGCAGAGATGGCGCATCTGGCCTCGCGCGCGGGCTTTGAGGTGCGCCATGTGCGCGTGTCCGGCGTCGAACGGATGAATGAGGATCGCGTGTATGAGCGTGTGCTGGGCGAGCGTGACCGGCCAATGCCGCAGGTCGATCTGGAGGCGATCCGCGCCGACTTGCTTGAGTTGCCGTGGGTGAAGGATGCGCGGGTCTCGCGCCAGCTGCCCGGCACGTTAGCGATCGATATCGTCGAACGCGAACCGCATGCCGTGCTGCAGAAACCTGACCGGTTCATGCTGGTCGATGTCGAGGGCAATGAACTGGAGGCGGTCAGCCGCGCGGCGATCGGGGATCGCCTGCTGATTTCCGGCCCGGGCGCCGCGCGGCAGGTTGCCGCGCTCGAACGCCTGCTCGATGCCGCCCCGGCTCTGCGGCCGCAGGTGCGTGGTGCGGAATGGGTCGGCAACCGGCGCTGGAACCTGACTTTCGGGACACGGCAGGTGTTGGCGCTGCCGCAAGGCGAAGACGAAGCCGCCGCAGCGCTGGTTTCCTTCGCCCGACTCGACGGGCAGAACCGCCTGCTGGGCGGTGAAGTGGCGACCTTCGACATGCGCGCGCCGCCGCGCCTCTACATGCGCATCCCGGGCCGGGCAGACGCTGTGCTGAACGGCTCTGCAAAAACGGAAGAGACCAACTGA
- the ftsZ gene encoding cell division protein FtsZ, which yields MSINIGPATSDDLKPRITVVGIGGAGGNAIANMIDAQIEGVDFIVANTDAQALSMSQAPTKIQLGPEITGGLGAGARPEVGKAAAEETVAEIEDALEGVNMVFIAAGMGGGTGTGAAPVIAEAARRKGVLTVGVVTKPFLFEGSRRMRAADAGIEELQKHVDTLIVIPNQNLFLIAKAETTFKEAFQLADEVLQQGVRSITDLMVMPGLINLDFADVRSVMSEMGKAMMGTGEGEGESRALEAAERAIANPLLDGVSMQGAKGVIISIIGGEDMKLLEVDEAANHIRELVDEDANIIWGSAFNPDLEGKIRVSVVATGIDQHAVQRAPESAPISLGMGRAPKRPVLELPEETAAPEMPAPEPVEEEPFELAMDAAEPVEEIYEPEAELDDEPAGEPFDLSGMQLGDEMGEDEEDDDVDGIVDPLAGLRNDDDDGYGEFGGGGQGYGSEPSDEPMDLTEEAGSGTGAAEPAASDDAAQPGGRRASILGGGGAGGAAAGAAASGGSTLFERMANLSRGVERPEDEDEDEDDAGGSSLSIPRFLGRQNNQ from the coding sequence ATGAGCATCAATATCGGACCGGCAACGAGCGACGATCTTAAGCCCCGGATCACCGTAGTCGGGATCGGCGGCGCGGGCGGCAATGCGATCGCCAACATGATCGACGCGCAGATCGAAGGCGTCGACTTCATCGTTGCCAACACCGATGCGCAGGCACTCAGCATGTCGCAGGCGCCGACCAAGATCCAGCTTGGGCCGGAGATCACCGGCGGCCTGGGTGCTGGCGCCCGCCCTGAAGTGGGCAAGGCGGCTGCAGAAGAAACCGTCGCCGAAATCGAGGACGCGCTCGAAGGCGTGAACATGGTGTTCATCGCGGCCGGCATGGGCGGCGGCACTGGCACGGGTGCGGCTCCGGTGATTGCCGAGGCTGCCCGGCGCAAGGGTGTGCTGACCGTTGGCGTGGTGACCAAGCCGTTCCTGTTCGAAGGATCGCGCCGCATGCGTGCTGCCGATGCCGGTATCGAAGAACTGCAGAAGCACGTCGATACGCTGATCGTGATCCCCAACCAGAACCTGTTCCTGATCGCCAAGGCGGAAACCACCTTCAAGGAAGCGTTCCAGCTGGCAGACGAAGTGCTGCAGCAGGGCGTGCGCTCGATCACTGATCTGATGGTTATGCCGGGCCTGATCAACCTCGACTTTGCCGACGTGCGTTCGGTGATGAGCGAGATGGGCAAGGCGATGATGGGCACGGGCGAGGGCGAGGGTGAAAGCCGCGCGCTCGAAGCGGCGGAACGCGCAATTGCCAACCCGCTGCTCGATGGCGTGTCGATGCAGGGCGCAAAGGGCGTCATCATTTCGATCATCGGCGGCGAAGACATGAAGCTGCTCGAAGTCGATGAGGCGGCGAACCACATCCGCGAACTGGTGGATGAAGACGCCAACATCATCTGGGGTTCGGCCTTCAATCCCGACCTCGAAGGCAAAATCCGCGTATCGGTCGTCGCCACCGGTATTGACCAGCATGCCGTGCAGCGCGCGCCTGAAAGTGCACCGATTTCGCTTGGCATGGGCCGTGCGCCCAAGCGCCCCGTGCTGGAACTGCCCGAAGAAACCGCCGCGCCGGAAATGCCCGCGCCCGAACCGGTCGAAGAAGAGCCCTTCGAGCTGGCGATGGATGCAGCCGAGCCCGTCGAGGAAATCTACGAGCCCGAGGCCGAGCTCGACGATGAGCCGGCTGGTGAGCCGTTTGACCTGAGCGGGATGCAGCTTGGCGACGAGATGGGCGAAGACGAGGAAGACGATGACGTTGATGGTATCGTCGATCCGCTCGCAGGTCTGCGCAATGATGACGATGACGGCTATGGTGAATTTGGCGGTGGCGGTCAGGGCTATGGCAGCGAACCGAGCGACGAACCAATGGATCTCACCGAAGAGGCCGGAAGTGGCACTGGTGCTGCGGAACCTGCAGCCAGCGATGACGCTGCGCAGCCAGGGGGCAGGCGCGCCTCGATCCTGGGCGGCGGTGGAGCCGGCGGCGCGGCAGCGGGCGCTGCGGCAAGTGGCGGCAGCACCCTGTTCGAACGCATGGCCAACCTCTCTCGCGGGGTGGAACGGCCCGAGGATGAGGACGAGGATGAAGACGATGCAGGTGGTTCATCGCTCAGCATCCCGCGGTTCCTGGGGCGCCAGAATAACCAGTAA
- a CDS encoding tetratricopeptide repeat protein, with product MTLMRFPWSPSIGASLLFALICVPAASAQQSAAPATSREVVQALPTPEVERLRVALQRLAGNPQDLAALVEAGEASLGVEDLDAALGFFGRALELSPSDARAKLGMASVYLRSQRPIQALQMFSEAEQAGVSLEAFLGDWGLAQDLVGNNALAQQSYRKVLETRPDETVRRRLAISLAISGDRAGFEAALLPLLERKDLAAYRARSFGLAILGDTETAGALANQLMPADLASRMAPYLAYMPRLTKAQQAAAANLGIFPRAAEIGRDDPRLAGFATSGNRTATQAGNRLAPRGGAAGPVDASSCQRCCAGAQREPPGTGQPRTIGSQAQRIGSFQRTGRSGRSPGCSAPRRG from the coding sequence ATGACGCTCATGCGATTCCCTTGGTCACCATCAATCGGTGCGTCGCTTCTGTTTGCGCTGATCTGTGTTCCTGCTGCGAGCGCCCAGCAATCTGCGGCGCCTGCCACCTCGCGCGAGGTGGTCCAGGCCTTGCCAACGCCGGAAGTCGAGCGATTGCGGGTGGCGCTGCAGCGACTGGCAGGCAATCCGCAGGATCTTGCAGCGCTGGTCGAGGCTGGCGAGGCGTCGCTGGGTGTGGAAGATCTCGATGCCGCGTTGGGCTTTTTCGGCAGGGCTCTGGAACTGTCACCATCCGATGCAAGGGCCAAGCTGGGCATGGCTTCGGTCTATTTGCGCTCCCAACGCCCGATCCAGGCGCTGCAGATGTTTTCCGAGGCGGAACAGGCAGGTGTCTCGCTGGAGGCGTTCCTGGGCGACTGGGGGCTGGCGCAGGACCTGGTTGGCAACAACGCCTTGGCCCAGCAAAGCTATCGCAAGGTGCTGGAAACCCGCCCTGACGAGACGGTGCGCCGCCGGTTGGCAATCAGCCTTGCCATTTCCGGCGACCGCGCCGGGTTCGAAGCGGCGTTGCTGCCCCTGCTCGAGCGGAAGGATCTCGCCGCCTATCGCGCGCGCTCATTCGGCCTGGCGATTCTGGGTGATACCGAGACGGCCGGCGCGCTGGCGAACCAGTTGATGCCCGCGGATCTTGCCAGCCGGATGGCGCCCTACCTTGCCTATATGCCGCGGCTGACCAAGGCGCAGCAGGCTGCCGCTGCCAATCTTGGCATATTCCCGCGCGCGGCAGAGATCGGTCGTGACGATCCCCGCCTGGCGGGATTTGCGACGTCGGGGAACCGGACGGCGACGCAGGCCGGCAACCGCCTTGCGCCGCGCGGGGGCGCCGCTGGGCCAGTCGACGCCTCGTCCTGCCAGAGATGCTGCGCCGGCGCCCAGCGAGAGCCGCCTGGCACAGGTCAGCCGCGAACAATCGGTTCCCAAGCCCAGCGTATCGGAAGCTTTCAACGGACTGGCCGATCCGGTCGCTCCCCGGGCTGCAGCGCGCCCCGGCGCGGTTGA
- a CDS encoding SPOR domain-containing protein has translation MAHPSRHWVQVATGRDLDALKFDWRRLTRRVPDLLGKQKPHVASWGRATRLLAGPFRNEGDARDLASALRAEGLDSFTFTSGDGEEVSEL, from the coding sequence GTGGCGCACCCCAGCCGCCACTGGGTGCAGGTTGCGACCGGGCGTGACCTTGATGCGCTGAAGTTTGACTGGCGCCGGCTGACGCGCCGTGTGCCTGACCTGCTCGGTAAGCAGAAGCCCCATGTCGCCAGCTGGGGGCGTGCCACACGCTTGCTCGCCGGTCCTTTCCGGAACGAGGGCGACGCACGTGACCTGGCCAGTGCGCTGCGGGCCGAAGGGCTCGACAGCTTTACTTTCACAAGCGGTGATGGCGAAGAAGTATCTGAATTATAA
- a CDS encoding YbjN domain-containing protein encodes MRPREVDYDASDDAAPVEMLAALFEARGWAFEITSESELAGEVQGSWAKYQIKAIWRGDDNVLQLLCLPDIRVADDKRKQAYELLALVNEQMWLGHFDIWSNGNVLLYRHGALLGDEGLLSIDQAQALVETAIDECDRFYPAFQFVLWGDKSPRTALESALVDAAGEA; translated from the coding sequence ATGAGACCCCGCGAAGTCGATTATGACGCGTCGGACGATGCCGCACCGGTAGAGATGCTGGCGGCGCTGTTCGAGGCGCGCGGCTGGGCGTTCGAGATCACCAGCGAGAGTGAGCTGGCCGGTGAGGTGCAGGGCAGCTGGGCCAAATACCAGATCAAGGCGATCTGGCGCGGCGATGACAATGTCCTGCAATTGCTATGCCTGCCGGACATCCGCGTGGCCGATGACAAGCGCAAGCAGGCCTATGAATTGCTTGCGCTGGTCAATGAACAGATGTGGCTGGGCCATTTCGACATCTGGTCGAACGGAAATGTGCTGCTTTATCGCCACGGCGCGCTGCTGGGCGATGAAGGCCTGCTCAGCATCGACCAGGCGCAAGCGTTGGTTGAAACCGCGATCGACGAATGCGACCGGTTCTATCCGGCGTTCCAGTTTGTGCTGTGGGGCGACAAGAGCCCGCGAACTGCGCTTGAAAGCGCCCTTGTGGATGCCGCGGGCGAGGCCTAG
- a CDS encoding pyrroline-5-carboxylate reductase: MIGKLLIIGCGNMGGAMLAGWLAAGEDPARFAVLDPALPEAPQGVTLHRTPPEGATHDAVLLGFKPQQLANLAPGLQSLTGTGVTVYSLLAGIDCAMLAEAFPSADAHVRVMPNLAARIGKSPVILAQSGLSAAQRSSAQALFAKLGTALWLEDEAQFDLVTALAGSGPGFVYRFIDALAAATEELGLERTLADELALAMVEGASALAAGADVSPGELADRVASPGGMTREGLNVLDANNALKSLLTTTLQATAAKGAELGRAARAKG; this comes from the coding sequence ATGATTGGAAAACTCCTCATCATCGGCTGCGGCAATATGGGCGGGGCGATGCTGGCTGGCTGGCTGGCAGCAGGTGAGGACCCTGCTAGATTCGCAGTGCTCGATCCGGCGCTGCCCGAAGCGCCGCAGGGGGTGACGCTCCACCGTACGCCGCCTGAGGGCGCAACCCATGATGCGGTCCTGCTGGGCTTCAAGCCGCAGCAACTTGCAAACCTTGCGCCCGGGCTGCAATCGCTGACCGGTACAGGGGTCACAGTCTATTCGCTGCTGGCGGGCATTGATTGCGCGATGCTGGCAGAGGCCTTTCCCTCAGCGGATGCGCATGTGCGCGTGATGCCCAACCTCGCCGCGCGAATAGGCAAGTCGCCGGTGATCCTGGCGCAATCGGGCCTGAGTGCAGCCCAGCGAAGTTCTGCACAGGCTCTGTTCGCCAAGCTCGGGACAGCGCTGTGGCTGGAAGACGAGGCGCAGTTTGACCTGGTGACCGCACTGGCGGGATCGGGTCCGGGCTTCGTCTATCGCTTTATCGATGCCCTGGCGGCGGCGACAGAGGAATTGGGGCTGGAGCGGACACTGGCGGACGAATTGGCGCTGGCGATGGTCGAGGGGGCAAGCGCCTTGGCCGCGGGTGCGGACGTAAGCCCCGGCGAACTTGCTGACCGGGTCGCCAGCCCGGGCGGGATGACGCGCGAAGGCCTGAATGTGCTAGATGCCAATAACGCATTGAAATCGCTGTTAACTACCACATTGCAGGCAACTGCGGCGAAAGGTGCCGAATTGGGCCGGGCGGCACGCGCAAAGGGTTAA
- a CDS encoding Bax inhibitor-1/YccA family protein: MRQQEQGFAGASVPRTGVTFDAGLRKHMLSIYNYMTSGILLTGIVALLTAQSGLVYSFAGGPLMWLVALSPLAIVFAMSFGANRFSKGTLQMMFWGFATLMGLSMSTIFLVFTGGSIAATFFATAAAFAGLSLYGYTTQKDLSGWGSFLIMGVVGLIIASLLNLWLQSPALMWAVSFIGVLIFAGLTAYDTQRLKREYAYYRGTEFAGKAIILGALSLYLDFINMFQFLLQFMGQRE; the protein is encoded by the coding sequence ATGCGGCAGCAGGAGCAGGGCTTCGCCGGCGCTTCGGTGCCGCGCACCGGCGTCACTTTTGATGCCGGCCTGCGCAAGCACATGCTGTCGATCTACAATTACATGACCTCGGGCATCCTGCTCACCGGCATCGTCGCACTGCTGACGGCGCAGTCGGGGCTGGTTTACAGCTTCGCGGGCGGCCCGCTGATGTGGCTGGTCGCGCTTTCGCCGCTGGCGATCGTATTCGCCATGAGCTTTGGCGCGAACCGCTTCAGCAAGGGCACGCTGCAGATGATGTTCTGGGGCTTTGCCACGCTGATGGGCTTGTCGATGTCGACCATTTTCCTGGTCTTCACCGGCGGTTCGATCGCGGCGACCTTCTTCGCCACCGCAGCGGCTTTTGCTGGCTTGAGCCTCTATGGCTACACCACGCAAAAGGACCTCAGCGGCTGGGGCAGCTTCCTGATCATGGGTGTGGTTGGCTTGATTATTGCCAGCCTGCTTAACCTGTGGCTGCAGTCGCCCGCGCTGATGTGGGCGGTCAGCTTCATCGGTGTGCTGATCTTTGCGGGCCTTACCGCCTATGACACACAGCGCCTGAAGCGCGAATATGCCTATTATCGCGGCACGGAATTCGCCGGCAAGGCGATCATTCTTGGCGCACTCAGCCTGTATCTGGACTTCATCAACATGTTCCAGTTCCTGCTGCAGTTCATGGGCCAGCGCGAGTAA